In a genomic window of Thermoprotei archaeon:
- a CDS encoding carbon-nitrogen hydrolase family protein, translating into MRTITVALAQIQSIPASKEANLKKMYEYVDRAVDMGAHFVLFPELALTSYALKDLFYKVAEPVPGPSTEKMISKAREKNVYIGFGMPERSLNDPGVIYNSMVLVGPQGLIGKYRKIYLPTYGVFEEGRYFRNGATPIAVDTQFGRIGLEICFDLFFPELTRLLVLRGAHTIFVISVSPDMSRNFFELFTQARALENTVNVVYVNAVGNEEGLGYWGGSHAVDARGKVLVKAKYFEEDLVTASINLDDFYAAKESRPLLKHYNPEICRLCAEEKDI; encoded by the coding sequence ATGAGAACAATAACAGTTGCGTTAGCCCAGATACAATCAATACCTGCTTCAAAAGAGGCTAATTTAAAAAAGATGTACGAATATGTGGATAGGGCTGTGGATATGGGTGCTCATTTTGTTCTTTTTCCCGAGCTAGCCCTAACTAGTTATGCATTAAAGGATTTATTTTATAAGGTTGCCGAACCAGTACCTGGACCTTCTACTGAAAAAATGATATCTAAAGCAAGAGAGAAAAATGTTTATATTGGTTTTGGAATGCCTGAGAGAAGTCTCAATGATCCTGGTGTTATATACAATTCTATGGTTTTAGTAGGACCACAAGGGTTAATAGGAAAGTATAGAAAAATATACTTACCTACATATGGAGTTTTTGAGGAGGGTAGGTATTTTAGAAATGGAGCAACACCTATAGCAGTTGATACTCAGTTTGGTCGCATTGGTCTTGAAATCTGTTTTGATTTGTTCTTCCCGGAACTCACAAGATTGTTGGTGTTGAGAGGGGCTCATACTATATTCGTTATTTCAGTTTCGCCTGATATGAGCAGAAACTTCTTTGAATTATTTACACAAGCTCGCGCTCTCGAAAACACTGTTAACGTAGTATACGTTAATGCGGTAGGGAATGAGGAAGGCTTGGGATATTGGGGAGGAAGTCATGCAGTTGATGCGCGTGGTAAAGTATTAGTGAAAGCAAAGTATTTTGAGGAGGATTTAGTTACAGCATCGATAAACTTGGATGATTTTTATGCAGCCAAAGAAAGTAGACCATTATTGAAACACTATAATCCAGAAATATGTAGATTGTGTGCCGAAGAAAAAGACATATAG
- a CDS encoding DUF371 domain-containing protein, with the protein MMHAIDVIYAKGHPNILATHRTTFEITKEKYLTKRGNCIIGIDANKSVLDLDPLLKKLIRTENSKIILLLESNNVIEEVHGKGSSKLTLNNPASIVIRKSNYISDRTLMINADKAAADIRRDLIEHLRKPNSLLKITVIAEVIP; encoded by the coding sequence ATGATGCATGCAATCGATGTAATCTATGCAAAAGGGCATCCAAACATATTAGCTACTCATAGAACTACGTTCGAAATTACCAAGGAAAAATATCTCACAAAGAGGGGTAATTGTATAATAGGTATAGATGCAAATAAATCAGTCTTGGATTTAGACCCCTTATTAAAAAAATTAATCAGAACAGAGAACTCAAAAATTATACTACTACTAGAATCTAACAATGTCATAGAAGAGGTTCATGGTAAAGGCAGTTCAAAACTTACTCTAAACAATCCAGCAAGCATTGTGATAAGAAAAAGTAACTATATATCAGATAGAACACTAATGATAAACGCTGATAAAGCAGCAGCTGATATAAGACGTGATCTCATAGAACACCTGCGTAAACCCAATAGCCTGTTAAAAATTACTGTTATCGCAGAGGTCATACCTTAA
- a CDS encoding NAD+ synthase, with protein MSVQGAYQQLKIDSERVVSRITSFIKDFIIKSNRSGIVIGLSGGIDSTVTAYLCVKALGNKNVFGLIMPEANVTPEEDIKDALSVAKKLDIEYRIVDITNYVKNIEALIPNSDQVSRGNIRARIRMVILYYYANVKNYLVVGTGDKSEILLGYFTKYGDGASDFMPIADLYKTQVRELGKYLEVPENILLKKSSPRLWAGQMAETELGLSYDIIDPILYALVDLRLDARTVSEKLNVSEDLVRSIYNRVLSNEHKRRGPMIVQVGSRGYGIGFRIPFMSGELLE; from the coding sequence ATGAGTGTTCAGGGTGCATATCAACAATTAAAAATTGATAGTGAGCGCGTCGTTTCTAGGATTACTAGTTTTATAAAGGATTTCATAATTAAATCTAACAGAAGCGGTATAGTAATAGGGTTAAGTGGTGGTATAGATTCTACAGTTACTGCTTATTTGTGTGTTAAAGCTTTAGGAAATAAAAATGTGTTCGGATTAATAATGCCCGAAGCTAATGTAACTCCTGAAGAGGATATAAAGGATGCTCTTTCTGTAGCAAAAAAGCTTGACATTGAATATCGCATTGTAGATATTACGAATTATGTGAAAAATATAGAGGCTCTTATACCGAATAGTGATCAAGTTTCAAGAGGTAATATCAGGGCACGTATAAGAATGGTGATTCTGTACTATTATGCAAATGTTAAAAATTATTTAGTTGTAGGTACAGGTGATAAGAGCGAAATACTCCTTGGATATTTCACAAAGTACGGTGATGGAGCTTCAGATTTCATGCCCATCGCAGATCTTTATAAAACACAGGTTAGAGAGTTAGGAAAATACTTAGAAGTGCCTGAGAATATCCTGTTAAAAAAGAGTAGCCCAAGGCTTTGGGCTGGTCAAATGGCTGAGACGGAATTAGGACTAAGTTATGATATAATCGATCCAATATTATATGCCTTAGTTGATCTTAGGCTTGATGCGAGGACAGTCTCAGAAAAACTTAATGTAAGTGAAGATTTAGTTAGGTCGATATATAACAGAGTTTTATCTAATGAACATAAAAGGCGTGGACCTATGATTGTACAGGTTGGTTCCAGAGGTTATGGTATAGGCTTCAGAATACCGTTTATGAGCGGTGAGCTTTTAGAGTGA
- the glyA gene encoding serine hydroxymethyltransferase yields MDERLLKNIPNEAKEVIELVQKHNRWRGYETINMIASENVTSPLVDMVYLSDAMHRYAEGLPYKRYYQGLIYIDEIEVYANKVMGELFNAKYVDLRPISGTIANANAFYVLGVRGTKALVTPVYAGSHVSHTKFGVLGALGFEEISLPFNAEEMNIDVDSAIKLIKEVRPRLVILGGSLYLFPHPVKELLPAVEDVGGYLIYDAAHVLGLIAGKRFPNPLDDGAHIVTSSTHKTFPGPQGGIAMTNIEEIYKAYRKTIFPVFVSNHHLHRLAATAITGIEMKYFGEAYAEQIIRNSKALAQALYESGFKVLGEKSGFTKTHQVVLNVRELGGGTNAAVTLEHANIIVNKNMIPGDTPEMVKDPSGLRLGVQELTRWGFRENDMKYIAELMKKVLIDKINPEIIKRDVIDFRSKFTKIHYTFDLELQEPLKELPLIY; encoded by the coding sequence ATGGATGAGCGTCTTTTAAAGAATATTCCTAATGAAGCTAAAGAAGTTATTGAATTAGTTCAAAAGCATAATAGATGGCGTGGATATGAAACAATTAATATGATTGCGTCTGAGAACGTCACATCCCCTCTTGTAGATATGGTTTATCTCAGTGATGCGATGCACAGGTACGCTGAAGGATTACCTTATAAAAGATATTATCAAGGTCTTATCTATATTGATGAGATTGAAGTGTACGCAAATAAGGTAATGGGTGAGTTATTTAATGCTAAGTATGTTGATTTAAGACCAATTTCCGGTACTATAGCTAATGCTAATGCGTTTTATGTTTTAGGTGTTAGAGGGACAAAAGCATTGGTAACACCCGTTTATGCTGGTTCTCATGTTAGTCATACAAAATTTGGTGTGCTCGGTGCATTAGGATTTGAGGAGATATCATTACCTTTTAATGCGGAAGAGATGAATATAGATGTCGATAGTGCTATTAAGCTTATTAAAGAGGTTAGGCCGAGACTTGTTATACTGGGTGGTTCGCTTTATCTATTTCCACATCCAGTAAAAGAATTGCTTCCTGCTGTTGAAGATGTGGGAGGATACTTAATATATGATGCTGCTCATGTGCTAGGGTTAATTGCTGGTAAACGTTTTCCGAATCCGTTAGATGATGGAGCTCATATAGTCACAAGTTCCACTCATAAAACGTTTCCTGGACCTCAGGGTGGTATTGCAATGACTAATATAGAAGAGATTTATAAGGCATATCGTAAAACGATATTTCCAGTGTTTGTTTCAAATCATCACTTACACAGACTTGCAGCTACAGCCATTACAGGTATTGAAATGAAATATTTTGGTGAAGCGTACGCTGAGCAAATAATAAGGAATTCGAAAGCATTGGCGCAGGCCCTTTATGAGAGTGGGTTTAAAGTACTTGGCGAGAAGAGTGGTTTTACGAAAACTCATCAAGTGGTTTTGAATGTGCGCGAGTTAGGTGGAGGAACTAATGCAGCTGTTACCCTTGAACATGCTAATATAATAGTAAATAAGAATATGATTCCAGGAGATACGCCTGAAATGGTAAAGGACCCATCTGGTTTAAGGTTAGGCGTTCAAGAGCTTACCAGATGGGGATTTAGAGAAAATGATATGAAATATATTGCAGAGTTAATGAAGAAGGTTCTTATTGATAAGATCAATCCAGAGATTATAAAGAGGGATGTCATAGATTTTCGATCTAAATTTACTAAGATTCACTATACTTTCGACTTAGAACTACAAGAACCATTAAAAGAACTTCCATTAATTTACTGA
- a CDS encoding GTPase yields the protein MKCVIGYVKTDVHDHILYKLHIEDLSNMARSIGYEPVGVVIQTMPKENVSFLFGSGKVNELKTKIREDGIEALILYNIMNSIQKLNLERMLNVKVLDRYDLTLEIFDQNASDKISKLQIELAKLLKFMPYEKLKASIRYFKNKPGPKSSGEYAYHKTIGQLKRRINQLENEIEHARIKRYMQLKQRRSLGLPIIALSGYYGAGKTTLFNNLTNLRRPALGKPFTTLSSKYYLCRTGGKRYLLIDTIGFATGLDPRMIHSFRLTLDDIRLSDSIISVIDISDQPIILKYRTQTVASILKELSINMDKIVIAANKIDLLDEQIINERIEILKQIFNPAPIIPISAQQKINIKQLIQTAINISKKSVDEKQIEQTRMNTHY from the coding sequence GTGAAATGCGTAATAGGTTATGTAAAAACTGATGTGCACGATCATATACTTTACAAGTTACATATTGAGGATTTAAGTAACATGGCTCGTTCTATTGGTTACGAACCTGTTGGTGTAGTTATACAAACTATGCCTAAAGAGAACGTTAGTTTTCTTTTTGGCTCGGGTAAAGTTAATGAACTTAAAACCAAAATAAGAGAAGATGGTATTGAGGCATTGATACTTTATAATATAATGAACAGTATCCAAAAATTAAACCTTGAGAGAATGCTTAACGTGAAAGTACTTGATAGGTATGATCTCACGTTAGAAATATTTGACCAAAATGCATCTGATAAAATTTCAAAACTACAAATTGAGTTAGCCAAATTATTAAAGTTTATGCCGTATGAGAAATTAAAAGCTTCAATACGTTACTTTAAGAATAAACCTGGACCAAAGAGTTCAGGTGAATATGCCTATCATAAAACCATAGGACAACTAAAAAGACGCATTAACCAACTAGAAAATGAAATAGAACATGCTCGTATAAAACGTTATATGCAATTAAAACAGAGAAGATCATTAGGTTTACCAATAATAGCTCTCTCAGGATATTACGGTGCTGGAAAGACAACACTATTTAACAACTTAACAAACCTAAGAAGACCTGCCCTAGGTAAACCATTCACCACGCTCTCAAGTAAGTATTACTTATGCAGAACAGGCGGTAAACGATATCTACTAATCGACACAATAGGATTTGCGACTGGATTAGATCCCAGAATGATACATTCATTCAGATTAACACTCGACGATATAAGACTATCAGATTCAATAATCAGTGTCATCGACATATCTGATCAACCAATAATCCTTAAATACAGAACTCAGACCGTAGCATCAATACTAAAAGAACTCTCCATCAATATGGATAAAATAGTAATAGCAGCAAACAAGATAGACCTATTAGATGAACAAATCATAAACGAAAGAATCGAAATACTTAAACAGATTTTTAATCCAGCACCCATAATACCTATCTCAGCACAACAAAAAATCAACATTAAACAACTCATACAAACAGCAATAAACATTAGCAAAAAAAGTGTCGACGAAAAACAAATCGAACAGACAAGAATGAACACACACTACTAG